Proteins encoded in a region of the Methylobacterium radiotolerans JCM 2831 genome:
- a CDS encoding geranylgeranyl diphosphate reductase: MARLDDGGPGRDSYDVVVVGGGPAGATAATDLARAGHAVLLLDKPGRIKPCGGAIPPRLIRDFAIPDALLVAKIRSARMVAPSGKTVDMPVGEGFVGMVDREHFDPWLRARAAEAGADLRAAAFERITRPDDGPPLVHFTTGAGTGLARHAVRARLVVGADGACSPVGRAEVPGHARMRQVFAYHEILRVPEAGAPGAGSVEATRCDVYYQGRHSPDFYSWIFPHGDTLSIGTGSARKGFSLRSSIRALRVATGLDGAETVRREGAPLPLKPLKRWDNGRDVLLAGDAAGVVAPASGEGIYYAMLGGRLSAEAAAAFLETGDARALGRARRRFMKLHGRVFWILGMMQWVWYRSDGLRERFVSICRDKDVQQLTWDSYMNKELVRAKPAAHARIFFKDLAHLFRWVSP, encoded by the coding sequence ATGGCCCGGTTGGACGACGGCGGCCCCGGCCGCGACAGCTACGACGTCGTGGTGGTCGGCGGCGGGCCGGCCGGCGCCACGGCGGCGACCGACCTCGCCCGGGCCGGCCACGCGGTGCTGCTCCTCGACAAGCCCGGGCGGATCAAGCCCTGCGGCGGCGCGATCCCGCCGCGGCTGATCCGCGACTTCGCGATCCCCGACGCGCTCCTCGTCGCCAAGATCCGCTCGGCCCGGATGGTGGCGCCGAGCGGCAAGACCGTCGACATGCCGGTGGGCGAGGGCTTCGTCGGCATGGTCGACCGCGAGCATTTCGACCCGTGGCTGCGCGCCCGGGCCGCGGAGGCCGGCGCCGACCTGCGCGCGGCCGCCTTCGAGCGGATCACCCGGCCCGACGACGGGCCGCCGCTGGTCCACTTCACCACCGGCGCGGGGACCGGCCTCGCCCGCCACGCCGTCCGGGCGCGCCTCGTCGTCGGCGCCGACGGCGCCTGCTCGCCGGTCGGCCGCGCGGAGGTGCCGGGCCACGCCAGGATGCGGCAGGTCTTCGCCTATCACGAGATCCTCCGGGTGCCGGAGGCCGGCGCCCCCGGGGCCGGGTCGGTCGAGGCGACCCGCTGCGACGTCTACTACCAGGGCCGCCACTCGCCGGATTTCTACAGCTGGATCTTCCCCCACGGGGACACGCTGAGCATCGGCACCGGCAGCGCCCGGAAGGGCTTCTCCCTGCGCTCCTCGATCCGCGCTCTGCGGGTGGCGACCGGCCTCGACGGGGCCGAGACCGTCCGGCGCGAGGGCGCCCCCCTCCCCCTCAAGCCGCTGAAGCGCTGGGACAACGGCCGCGACGTGCTGCTGGCGGGCGATGCCGCCGGCGTCGTCGCCCCGGCCTCCGGGGAGGGCATCTACTACGCGATGCTGGGCGGGCGCCTCTCCGCCGAGGCCGCCGCCGCCTTCCTCGAGACCGGCGATGCCCGGGCGCTCGGGCGCGCGCGAAGACGGTTCATGAAGCTGCACGGGCGCGTGTTCTGGATCCTCGGGATGATGCAGTGGGTCTGGTACCGCAGCGACGGTCTGCGCGAGCGCTTCGTCTCGATCTGCCGGGACAAGGACGTCCAGCAGCTCACCTGGGACAGCTACATGAACAAGGAGCTGGTCCGCGCGAAGCCCGCCGCCCACGCGCGGATCTTCTTCAAGGACCTCGCCCACCTGTTCCGCTGGGTCTCGCCGTGA
- the chlG gene encoding chlorophyll synthase ChlG, whose amino-acid sequence MTATPAPSAVIELLKPLTWFAPMWAFACGVISSGQPASGQWPVIAAGILLAGPLVCATSQAANDWFDRHVDAINEPDRPIPSGRIPGRWGLYLALAWTALSLAVAAALGPWILGAALFGLALAWVYSAPPVRLKRNGWWGNAAVALCYEGLPWFTGAAVMAAALPDRRVLLVALLYAAGAHGIMTLNDFKSVEGDRRMGLLSLPVQMGSARAARFACLVMALPQVAVIALLAGWERYWHAGLVAALLAGQVALMARFLENPRERAIWYNGTGTTLYVLGMLVAAFALRPLVGGA is encoded by the coding sequence ATGACCGCTACGCCCGCCCCGAGCGCAGTCATCGAGCTGCTGAAGCCGCTCACGTGGTTCGCGCCGATGTGGGCCTTCGCCTGCGGGGTCATCTCCTCGGGCCAGCCGGCCAGCGGCCAGTGGCCGGTGATCGCCGCCGGCATCCTGCTGGCCGGCCCGCTGGTCTGCGCCACCAGCCAGGCCGCCAACGACTGGTTCGACCGCCACGTCGACGCGATCAACGAGCCGGACCGGCCGATCCCGTCCGGGCGGATCCCGGGCCGTTGGGGGCTCTACCTCGCCCTCGCCTGGACGGCCCTGTCGCTGGCGGTGGCCGCCGCCCTCGGGCCCTGGATCCTCGGGGCCGCCCTGTTCGGGCTCGCGCTCGCCTGGGTCTACTCGGCGCCGCCCGTGCGGCTGAAGCGGAACGGCTGGTGGGGCAACGCCGCGGTGGCGCTCTGCTACGAGGGTCTGCCCTGGTTCACCGGCGCCGCCGTCATGGCCGCCGCCCTGCCCGACCGGCGGGTGCTCCTGGTGGCGCTGCTCTACGCGGCCGGCGCCCACGGCATCATGACCCTCAACGACTTCAAGTCCGTGGAGGGCGACCGGCGGATGGGGCTGCTGTCGCTGCCGGTGCAGATGGGCTCCGCGCGCGCCGCGCGCTTCGCCTGCCTGGTCATGGCCCTGCCGCAGGTCGCGGTGATCGCGCTCCTCGCCGGCTGGGAGCGCTACTGGCACGCCGGCCTCGTGGCGGCGCTCCTCGCCGGCCAGGTCGCCCTGATGGCCCGGTTCCTCGAGAATCCCCGGGAGCGGGCGATCTGGTACAACGGCACCGGCACCACGCTCTACGTCCTCGGCATGCTGGTCGCGGCCTTCGCGCTGCGCCCGCTGGTGGGAGGCGCGTGA
- a CDS encoding YqaE/Pmp3 family membrane protein: protein MSSLVRILLAIFFPPIAVLVTTGFGLQFLLNILLWILGWLPGTVHALWLMNRDRPLV, encoded by the coding sequence GTGTCCAGCCTCGTCCGCATCCTGCTCGCGATCTTCTTCCCGCCGATCGCCGTGCTCGTCACCACGGGCTTCGGCCTGCAGTTCCTGCTGAACATCCTGCTGTGGATCCTCGGCTGGCTGCCCGGCACGGTCCACGCCCTGTGGCTGATGAACCGCGACCGTCCGCTGGTCTGA
- a CDS encoding BCD family MFS transporter, producing MGIESRARRTGALGSSAAQPVSGPGAGPLSRAGEGQGEGRARSGEFSTLTPTLSRTGEGARRGSRGRVPEQPGAADGLGWPQIVRLGLVQTALGSVVVLMTATLNRVMVVELALPAFVPGLLVALHYAVQVLRPRWGYGSDRSGRRTPWIVGGMAALCLGGFGAACGTALAAENLALGLALAALSFLCVGMGVGAAGTSLLVLLSGGVAPARRGAAATVVWVMMIVGFAVTAPLAGHFLDPFSGPRLVAVSGTVSLVAFGVAALALAGVERRLPVRAPEPAEARRPFFTVLARVLADPVARTFTVFVFVSMLAYSAQELILEPYAGLVFAMTPGATTKLAGLQHGGVLAGMLLVAAVTLLARGTALASLRLWIGIGCAGSAAALFALASGAAAGSGFPLRTTVFALGVANGAYAVAAIGSMMALAGRGDARERGTRMGVWGAAQGVAFGAGGFLGAVAVDAVRLVTAEPVQAYAAVFAAEGLLFLVAVVLAARLDSAPAPDPVPLDPAFSAR from the coding sequence ATGGGGATCGAGTCGCGCGCGCGCCGTACGGGGGCTCTCGGTTCCTCCGCTGCGCAGCCGGTTTCAGGGCCGGGCGCGGGTCCCCTCTCCCGTGCGGGAGAGGGACAGGGTGAGGGGCGCGCTCGATCCGGAGAGTTCTCGACCCTCACCCCAACCCTCTCCCGCACGGGAGAGGGGGCGCGTCGCGGTTCTCGTGGGCGGGTGCCCGAGCAGCCTGGCGCGGCCGACGGCCTGGGCTGGCCCCAGATCGTCCGCCTCGGCCTCGTCCAGACCGCGCTGGGCAGCGTCGTCGTGCTGATGACCGCCACCCTCAACCGGGTCATGGTGGTGGAACTGGCGCTCCCCGCCTTCGTGCCGGGCCTGCTGGTCGCCCTGCACTACGCCGTGCAGGTCCTGCGCCCGCGCTGGGGCTACGGGTCCGACCGGAGCGGCCGGCGCACCCCGTGGATCGTCGGCGGCATGGCCGCCCTCTGCCTCGGCGGGTTCGGCGCCGCCTGCGGCACCGCGCTGGCGGCCGAGAACCTCGCCCTCGGGCTGGCGCTCGCCGCCCTCTCGTTCCTGTGCGTCGGCATGGGCGTCGGCGCGGCCGGGACCTCCCTCCTGGTCCTGCTGTCGGGCGGCGTCGCGCCGGCCCGGCGGGGCGCGGCCGCCACCGTCGTCTGGGTGATGATGATCGTCGGCTTCGCCGTCACGGCGCCGCTCGCCGGGCACTTCCTCGACCCGTTCTCCGGCCCGCGGCTCGTCGCGGTCTCGGGCACGGTCTCGCTCGTCGCCTTCGGCGTGGCGGCGCTCGCGCTCGCCGGCGTCGAGCGCCGCCTGCCGGTCCGGGCCCCCGAGCCCGCGGAGGCCCGCCGCCCGTTCTTCACCGTGCTGGCCCGGGTGCTGGCCGACCCCGTGGCCCGGACCTTCACGGTCTTCGTCTTCGTGTCGATGCTGGCCTACAGCGCCCAGGAGCTGATCCTGGAGCCCTATGCCGGCCTCGTCTTCGCGATGACCCCCGGCGCCACCACCAAGCTCGCCGGCCTCCAGCACGGCGGCGTGCTCGCCGGCATGCTGCTGGTGGCGGCGGTGACGCTCCTCGCCCGGGGCACCGCCCTCGCGTCCCTGCGGCTCTGGATCGGGATCGGCTGCGCCGGCTCGGCCGCCGCCCTGTTCGCCCTGGCGAGCGGCGCGGCGGCGGGATCGGGCTTCCCCCTGCGCACGACGGTCTTCGCCCTCGGGGTGGCCAACGGCGCCTACGCGGTCGCCGCCATCGGCTCGATGATGGCGCTCGCCGGCCGCGGCGACGCGCGGGAGCGCGGCACCCGCATGGGCGTCTGGGGCGCCGCGCAGGGCGTCGCCTTCGGCGCCGGCGGCTTCCTCGGAGCGGTGGCGGTCGACGCCGTCCGGCTCGTCACCGCCGAACCCGTCCAGGCCTACGCGGCGGTGTTCGCCGCGGAAGGGCTGCTGTTCCTCGTCGCGGTCGTCCTGGCGGCCCGGCTCGACTCAGCCCCGGCACCGGACCCGGTGCCGCTCGATCCTGCCTTCAGCGCGAGGTGA
- a CDS encoding TspO/MBR family protein, producing MSLGLADLGPPAVAAAAAVLVAVAGGLATTTDTWYRRLRVPAWKPPDWAFGPVWAVIFALTATSAVLAWSGAADPVARGVLIAAFAVNGVLNIAWSVLFFRFRRPDWALAEVAALWLSIAVLVLVTGRISVAAGLMNLPYLAWVSVAACLNLRIVRLNAPFGEPA from the coding sequence GTGAGCCTCGGCCTCGCCGATCTCGGGCCGCCCGCGGTGGCCGCCGCCGCCGCCGTGCTGGTGGCCGTGGCCGGCGGCCTCGCGACCACGACGGACACGTGGTACCGGCGCCTGCGGGTCCCGGCCTGGAAGCCGCCGGACTGGGCCTTCGGGCCGGTCTGGGCGGTGATCTTCGCGCTGACCGCCACCTCGGCGGTCCTCGCCTGGAGCGGCGCGGCCGACCCCGTCGCCCGGGGCGTGCTGATCGCCGCCTTCGCGGTGAACGGGGTGCTCAACATCGCCTGGAGCGTGCTGTTCTTCCGGTTCCGCCGGCCCGACTGGGCGCTCGCCGAGGTCGCGGCCCTGTGGCTGTCGATCGCCGTGCTGGTGCTGGTCACCGGCCGGATCTCCGTCGCGGCGGGCCTCATGAACCTGCCCTACCTCGCCTGGGTCAGCGTCGCCGCCTGCCTGAACCTGCGGATCGTGCGCCTCAACGCGCCCTTCGGGGAGCCGGCGTGA
- a CDS encoding c-type cytochrome, with product MQRTRALSSGRLPPIRTAPILGSLFLASLFPAAPALAQDGSADQIARGKYLVTMGDCAACHTAPGGKYLAGNYALNMPFGVIMTPNLTPDKETGLGNWSYADFDQAFRHGYSKNVGYLYPAFPFGWFTKVTDEDTQAIWAYLQSVPAVNEKRQESQIPFPFSVRTALVTWRTAFFTDERFKPDPKASAEVNRGAYLVEGLGHCAMCHNENKLVGNSSFAGRFGGGVIDGWYAPNITPDGHQGIGAWTDEQVVTYLKTGTAPGDRPGVAAGPMRQTIMESLSKVKEEDLKAMVAYLRTVPAKQTYKPKDLTAFDTPDAPGASTYLTYCSSCHQPDGKGIEGAVPALAGNTSVQSDGPETVLRVIYGGLAAQSGLAPMVAIGQQMTDVEVKNVTDYIRNSWGNRAPPVTGDKASEARAATRTMLAGTAPCAEIEQDKLKAAFEKLGIQASLTGLKQQDFVPTLARLVQQVKAEPTGVTDDDIVNGLTTAFCKVGRDDPQYGKPSWPAVIGTFANVAYSQVKHPEKQAANVPSATTPPARN from the coding sequence ATGCAGCGCACGAGAGCCCTCTCCTCCGGCCGCCTGCCGCCGATCCGGACGGCGCCGATCCTGGGGAGCCTGTTCCTGGCGAGCCTGTTCCCGGCCGCGCCGGCGCTGGCGCAGGACGGGTCGGCCGACCAGATCGCGCGCGGCAAGTATCTCGTGACCATGGGCGACTGCGCGGCCTGCCACACGGCGCCGGGCGGCAAGTACCTCGCCGGCAACTACGCGCTGAACATGCCCTTCGGCGTGATCATGACCCCCAACCTCACCCCCGACAAGGAGACCGGCCTCGGCAACTGGAGCTACGCCGACTTCGACCAGGCGTTCCGGCACGGCTACAGCAAGAACGTCGGCTACCTCTACCCGGCCTTCCCGTTCGGCTGGTTCACCAAGGTCACCGACGAGGACACCCAGGCGATCTGGGCCTACCTGCAATCGGTCCCGGCCGTGAACGAGAAGCGGCAGGAGAGCCAGATCCCGTTCCCGTTCAGCGTCCGCACGGCGCTGGTGACGTGGCGGACGGCCTTCTTCACCGACGAGCGCTTCAAGCCCGACCCGAAGGCCAGCGCCGAGGTGAACCGCGGCGCCTACCTGGTGGAGGGCCTCGGCCACTGCGCCATGTGCCACAACGAGAACAAGCTCGTCGGCAATTCGAGCTTCGCGGGCCGGTTCGGCGGCGGCGTGATCGACGGCTGGTACGCCCCCAACATCACCCCGGACGGCCACCAGGGCATCGGTGCCTGGACCGACGAGCAGGTGGTGACCTACCTCAAGACCGGCACCGCCCCGGGCGACCGGCCGGGCGTCGCCGCCGGCCCGATGCGCCAGACCATCATGGAATCCCTCTCCAAGGTGAAGGAGGAGGACCTCAAGGCCATGGTCGCGTACCTGCGCACCGTGCCGGCCAAGCAGACCTACAAGCCGAAGGACCTCACGGCCTTCGACACGCCCGACGCGCCGGGCGCCTCCACCTACTTGACCTACTGCTCCTCGTGCCACCAGCCCGACGGCAAGGGCATCGAGGGCGCGGTCCCGGCGCTCGCCGGCAACACCTCGGTCCAGTCCGACGGGCCCGAGACGGTGCTGCGGGTGATCTACGGCGGCCTCGCCGCCCAGAGCGGGCTGGCCCCGATGGTGGCGATCGGCCAGCAGATGACCGATGTCGAGGTGAAGAACGTCACCGACTACATCCGCAATTCCTGGGGCAACAGGGCGCCGCCGGTGACCGGCGACAAGGCCTCGGAGGCGCGCGCCGCCACCCGGACCATGCTGGCCGGCACCGCCCCCTGCGCGGAGATCGAGCAGGACAAGCTCAAGGCCGCCTTCGAGAAGCTCGGCATCCAGGCGAGCCTGACCGGACTGAAGCAGCAGGACTTCGTCCCGACCCTCGCCCGGCTGGTCCAGCAGGTGAAGGCGGAGCCGACCGGCGTCACCGACGACGACATCGTCAACGGCCTGACCACGGCCTTCTGCAAGGTCGGCCGCGACGACCCGCAATACGGCAAGCCGAGCTGGCCCGCGGTGATCGGCACCTTCGCCAACGTCGCCTACAGCCAAGTGAAGCACCCGGAGAAGCAGGCCGCCAACGTCCCCTCCGCCACCACGCCGCCGGCCAGGAACTGA